Sequence from the Flavobacterium sp. J372 genome:
AGTGTACATTGCATGAATAATTACCCCTATTCCCCATCCGGCAACCGGGTACAAAAACCAAAGGTACTGCGGGTACGTTACCAGGTTGAGTATCATTAATCCGAGGTTTATCAGTATAAAAGAGAACAAGTTGCCGTAAAAGCCTTTTATCTCTTCAACCCTTTTCTGGGCTTTGTAATAACTGTTCTCTGTTTGATAGCCTGTTGTTTCCATAATTGAAAGCTGTTTTGTAAGCACCGGGATTTTCACTATGAAATGATCTTTTGTCTCTTCGGCCAATACTTTGCGGTCGGTTATAATCGCATACCGGCTCACAATGTTCTGCAAACCCACTCCCCGCCTGTCCTGCAGCACTTCCTTTTTTTGCAAGATGTTCTGCACCACGAGGTAACCGTCTTCAAGATAAATCTTTATATGCAATGGCCGTTGCTGGCTCACCACATTGTGCTTAATGGTATTTTCAAGCAGCAGCTGCAAACTCAGCGGTACTACCTTGGCATCATCACCCGGGATTTTCTCAGGCAGCTCAAACGTAATGCTGTTTTCAAACCGCATCCGCAGCAGGTTCATATAGGTTTTGGCAAAGGCAAGCTCTTCTTCCACACTTACCAGTTCTTTGTCTTTCTGCTCCAGTACGTAGCGGTATACTTTTGAAAGTGATGTGGTAAACCTTTGTGCCGCATCAGGGTTTTCTTCAATAAGCGAACTAAGAACGTTAAGGCTGTTGAACAGGAAATGCGGGTCTATCTGGTTTTTGAGCGTTTCAAACTTTGCCGAGGCTGTGCCTGCTATTATCTTTTGCTGCTTAACCCTGTTTTCCTGATATTTCTTGTAGAAATAAAACGCATGTATGAGCAGCGTCACTACCATCGTAATTACAATGGCAACATAGTAATTGCTGATATCTTCTTCCGCAAAAAAGCGTTGCAACGATTCGCCTTCAATTAGTACATCTTCAACTATGCGAAGCAGGAAAATCACAAATACAGATACAAAGAACGAAGCCATAAACCCGACAGCAAGCCGTTTTGGCGACATCCTGTCATTATTAAAAAGCTTATCCATCGCAACAAAAACCAGTGTGTTGGCCAGATGCAAAGCTGTAGTGTACATAAGTATATAACCAATGTTTACAGCCAGGTCACCATCAAACGACAAGCGTTTACCTTTTGCCAGCGTAATAAGAATAAGCACTATTGCAATGGCGCTGCCAATCCAGATGCTGCGTGCCAGCTCTTTTAAGAGTCTCCTGAACATGAATTACTTTTTATTGCATTCAGCCTGCGCTTCCTTAGCCCTGTCCAATCCCCATTTCGGGTGGAACTGTGACGGCGCCTGGTAGCTTGCAAAAAGTTCGACAGCACGGCTTATCTCAGCGCAAATCGGCTTAGTATCTGTACCGAAGAAACGTGCACTCCCCATATTGAATTCAGCCTGGCCGAAAACCACACGCGGGTTGTTTGGCGCTATAGCCCTTGCTTTTGCATACAGCTCATTTACTTTACCTGACAGCTTCATGCCGTTGGTCATAGGGTCGCTGGCTATATAGGCCGTATAAATCATGGCCTGCATCACCATAAGCTCCGGTTCGTTTGGCGCTATGGCTATGGCAGCATCCTGCGCGGTTTGTGCTTTTGTAAGCATGGCATTTATCTTTTCTTTATCCTGCAGCATTGAGAAAGCCTGGGTAGTATTTACAAGCGCTACATAATAGTTGGGCAGCCAGTTGTTTTTCTCGGCAGATGCTATCCTTTCAAACATAGCCGCGGCCTGGTCGTTCTGGCCTTGGCCCCAAAGCTCAAAAGCTTTTTTCATCCCGGCCTCATACTTATCCTGCGCAAAGATTGAACTGCACACTAAAAGAAAAACTGCTGTAATAACTCGTATCATAATTTAAATTTGTTTTGGTTGTTGTTATTTGATGGAACAAATATCTAAAGATAACTAAAGCCATGAAAAAGCAACTGACCGAACTGTGGATTTTTAAGGATGAACTGTTTTTTTGAGTAAATTTGTTAGAAAATACTATGCCATGGAAAGGATAATTTTAAGGAGCGAATCAAAAGAAAATATAAAGCTGCTTGCTGATCTTGCACGTAAAATAGGCGTTGAAGTGGAATATACCGATGGCAATGATGATTTACAGAGTGTTGCTGAACCTGAAGAACTAGCGGAATGGAATAGGCTGACACCTGCACAACAGCAGGGTTTAATTGATGCTTATGAAGATGGAAAAGTAAGCGATGGTGAAGATGTTGAAAATGTAATTAGAGAATTGCGAAAAAGATATGAGTAAGAAAGTTGTATTACTTTCTGAAGCGGAGTAAGACCTTAAATCTGTTATGCTCTACTTAAACTTTAGATGGAGTCAAGAAGTTGCCAACAATTTTCTAAGTATTTTTCATAAAGCAACACACTCAATTTCAAATGATCCTAAAAGGTTTCCAATATTTATAAGAAAAATGAATATTAGGAAATGTGTTGTCACAAAGCATAATATTATTTATTTTGTTGAATACGAAAACGTAATACAGATTCTTCGTATCTACGATAC
This genomic interval carries:
- a CDS encoding 2TM domain-containing protein, whose protein sequence is MFRRLLKELARSIWIGSAIAIVLILITLAKGKRLSFDGDLAVNIGYILMYTTALHLANTLVFVAMDKLFNNDRMSPKRLAVGFMASFFVSVFVIFLLRIVEDVLIEGESLQRFFAEEDISNYYVAIVITMVVTLLIHAFYFYKKYQENRVKQQKIIAGTASAKFETLKNQIDPHFLFNSLNVLSSLIEENPDAAQRFTTSLSKVYRYVLEQKDKELVSVEEELAFAKTYMNLLRMRFENSITFELPEKIPGDDAKVVPLSLQLLLENTIKHNVVSQQRPLHIKIYLEDGYLVVQNILQKKEVLQDRRGVGLQNIVSRYAIITDRKVLAEETKDHFIVKIPVLTKQLSIMETTGYQTENSYYKAQKRVEEIKGFYGNLFSFILINLGLMILNLVTYPQYLWFLYPVAGWGIGVIIHAMYTFSWMPFFGADWEEKKIREIIEKENSDKWR